Proteins encoded together in one Camelina sativa cultivar DH55 chromosome 9, Cs, whole genome shotgun sequence window:
- the LOC104713964 gene encoding formin-like protein 17, protein MQNLKEFLSFAEGEVKSLASLYSTVGGSADALALYFGEDPARVPFEQVVSTLQNFVRIFVRSHEENCKQAEFEKKRAQKEAENENLKKSVYNEN, encoded by the exons ATGCAGAACTTGAAAGAGTTTCTTAGCTTTGCTGAAGGAGAAGTAAAGTCCTTGGCTTCCCTCTATTCAACTGTT GGTGGAAGCGCTGATGCATTGGCGTTATACTTTGGAGAAGATCCAGCTCGTGTCCCATTTGAGCAAG TTGTATCCACTCTGCAAAACTTTGTTAGAATATTTGTGCGATCACACGAGGAAAACTGCAAGCAAGCCgagtttgagaagaagagagcacaGAAGGAAGCAGAGAATGAAAACCTTAAGAAAAGTGTGTACAATGAGAACTGA
- the LOC104713966 gene encoding formin-like protein 18 isoform X2, whose translation MMFRVVFNTAFLRSNILTLNRDDIDVLWNTTDRFPKDFRAEVIFSEMGAVKNLVSVDMSHMEEKDVLPMEAFAKVQEIFSEAEWLDPNSDVAVTVFNQITAANILQESLDSGSSPRSPDSRSLLESALEKVKEKTKLMISENIASSPDAFSPEWKEKDTVSGHKSYADPNSILKKVDEPHGLRVSVQRNVHSKIISPRVVQSPVTSPLPNRSPTLGSPASVSRFHSSPSTLGITSILHDHGSCKGEEATSSSPASPSISFRPTLHQPTPSLPKEEASPKVSQSPTPVCSSGPPSAEAAVTSPPLPLLKPLGSLSRPPPPPPPISSLRSTPSPNSTSSSIAIQGPPPPPPPPPPQPQPQRSARSTLPLPPPLPPKKLLATSNPPPPPPPPLHSNSRPGVPTSSLAAKSPPVPPPPAPAPLSRSHNGGCNGTIPPVPGPPLGLKGRGILQNLRGQAQTRKANLKPYHWLKLTRAVQGSLWAETHKPDEAATAPDFDISELEKLFSAVNLSSDNESKGGKSGRRARPKVEKVQLIELRRAYNCEIMLSKVKIPLPDLMSSVLALDESVIDVDQVDNLIKFCPTKEEAELLKGFTGDKETLGRCEQFFLELLKVPRVETKLRVFSYKIQFQSQVTDLRRGLNTIHSAANEVRGSAKLKRIMQTILSLGNALNHGTARGSAIGFRLDSLLKLTDTRSRNSKMTLMHYLCKVLAEKLPELLDFPKDLVSLEAATKIQLKYLAEEMQAISKGLEKVVQEFTASETDGQISKHFRMNLKEFLSFAEGEVKSLASLYSTVGGSADALALYFGEDPARVPFEQVVSTLQNFVRIFVRSHEENCKQAEFEKKRAQKEAENENLKKSVYNEN comes from the exons ATGATGTTTCGGGTTGTGTTCAATACTGCGTTTCTTAGATCAAATATTCTAACACTTAACCGTGATGATATTGATGTACTGTGGAACACAACGGATCGGTTTCCCAAGGATTTCAGAGCTGAG GTTATATTTTCGGAGATGGGTGCTGTTAAGAATCTTGTCTCTGTTGATATGTCGCATATGGAGGAAAAAGATGTTCTACCTATGGAAGCATTTGCTAAGGTTCAGGAGATTTTTAGTGAAGCTGAATGGTTAGATCCAAATTCTGATGTTGCTGTGACTGTTTTCAACCAAATAACTGCAGCAAATATCCTTCAAGAAAGCCTGGATTCAGGTTCTTCTCCTCGAAGCCCTGACTCACGTAGCCTATTGGAATCGGCACTTGAGAAAGTTAAGGAGAAAACCAAGTTGATGATATCTGAAAATATTGCTTCAAGTCCTGATGCATTCTCTCCTGAATGGAAAGAGAAAGATACAGTGTCTGGTCATAAGTCTTATGCAGATCCGAATTCAATCCTTAAGAAGGTTGATGAACCGCATGGACTTCGTGTTTCAGTCCAAAGAAATGTTCACTCGAAGATAATTTCACCTCGAGTGGTCCAAAGTCCAGTAACATCACCACTTCCAAACCGTAGCCCCACGCTAGGATCACCTGCTTCAGTATCCAGATTTCACAGCTCCCCTTCTACTCTTGGGATCACTTCAATATTACACGATCATGGTTCATGTAAAGGTGAAGAGGCTACTTCATCATCACCAGCCTCACCTTCAATTTCGTTTCGACCAACACTGCATCAGCCTACACCATCACTACCCAAAGAAGAAGCTTCTCCAAAAGTTTCACAGTCGCCCACACCTGTTTGTTCAAGTGGCCCTCCTTCAGCAGAAGCAGCAGTGACGTCACCACCATTGCCATTGCTGAAGCCACTTGGGAGTTTGTCTCGTCCGCCTCCACCCCCACCTCCCATATCCTCTCTGCGCTCCACTCCTTCACCAAATTCCACCAGCAGTTCCATAGCAATTCAAGGgcctcctccacctccacctccgcCTCCACCTCAACCACAACCTCAGCGTTCTGCACGTTCAACTTTGCCTCTGCCACCACCGTTACCTCCAAAGAAATTGTTAGCTACAAGTAATCCTCCGCCGCCACCACCGCCACCTTTGCATTCTAATTCTCGACCAGGAGTCCCCACGAGTTCTTTGGCGGCGAAATCTCCTCCTGTTCCTCCCCCACCAGCCCCTGCACCTCTGTCTCGTTCTCATAATGGGGGTTGTAATGGAACCATCCCTCCAGTCCCTGGACCACCATTGGGTTTAAAGGGCCGTGGGATTTTACAGAATCTTAGAGGTCAGGCTCAAACGAGAAAGGCCAACTTGAAACCGTATCATTGGTTAAAGCTTACTAGGGCAGTACAAGGAAGTTTATGGGCTGAAACGCATAAACCTGATGAAGCTGCAAC TGCTCCAGATTTTGATATCTCTGAGCTTGAGAAACTCTTCTCAGCAGTGAATCTTAGCTCTGACAATGAAAGTAAAGGTGGGAAATCAGGTCGACGTGCCCGACCTAAAGTTGAGAAAGTGCAGCTG ATTGAGCTCAGACGAGCATACAACTGTGAGATTATGCTTTCCAAAGTTAAAATACCTTTGCCTGATTTGATG AGTTCTGTTCTTGCATTGGATGAGTCGGTGATAGATGTTGATCAAGTTGACAATCTAATTAAGTTTTgtccaacaaaagaagaagcagaattgctcaag GGCTTCACTGGAGATAAGGAAACTTTGGGACGGTGTGAGCAG TTCTTTTTAGAACTGCTGAAAGTTCCTCGAGTGGAGACTAAGCTAAGGGTTTTCTCATACAAGATTCAGTTTCAATCCCAG GTTACTGATCTTAGAAGAGGTTTGAATACCATACATAGTGCAGCAAATGAG GTTCGAGGCTCGGCTAAGCTAAAAAGAATCATGCAAACTATACTTTCCTTGGGCAATGCATTGAACCATGGGACTGCAAGGG GCTCAGCTATCGGATTTCGCCTTGATAGTCTTCTAAAACTCACTGACACTAGATCCCGCAACAGTAAGATGACTCTGATGCATTATCTCTGTAAG GTGCTTGCTGAGAAACTTCCAGAGCTACTTGATTTTCCAAAAGACCTGGTTAGCTTGGAAGCTGCTACAaag ATTCAACTAAAATACCTGGCAGAGGAGATGCAAGCAATTAGCAAAGGCTTGGAGAAAGTTGTACAAGAGTTTACTGCATCTGAAACTGATGGTCAAATATCAAAACACTTTCGTATg AACTTGAAAGAGTTTCTTAGCTTTGCTGAAGGAGAAGTAAAGTCCTTGGCTTCCCTCTATTCAACTGTT GGTGGAAGCGCTGATGCATTGGCGTTATACTTTGGAGAAGATCCAGCTCGTGTCCCATTTGAGCAAG TTGTATCCACTCTGCAAAACTTTGTTAGAATATTTGTGCGATCACACGAGGAAAACTGCAAGCAAGCCgagtttgagaagaagagagcacaGAAGGAAGCAGAGAATGAAAACCTTAAGAAAAGTGTGTACAATGAGAACTGA
- the LOC104713966 gene encoding formin-like protein 18 isoform X1, whose amino-acid sequence MALFRKFFHRKPPEGLVEISERVYVFHCCLTTDMLEGEEDYRVYVGRIMSQLREQFPGASFMVFNFRDKGSRSRMESVLTEYDMTIMDYPRYYEGCPLLTMETVHHFLKSAESWLLLSPQNILLSHCELGGWPTLAFMLASLLLYRKQFSGEQKTLEMIYKQAPRELLLLMSPLNPLPSQLRFLQYISSRDAESQWPPLERALTLDCVNLRFIPDFDGEGGCRPIFRIYGQDPFLASDRTSKVLFSMSKRSKAVRQYKQADCELVKIDIHCHILGDVVLECITLDSDHEREQMMFRVVFNTAFLRSNILTLNRDDIDVLWNTTDRFPKDFRAEVIFSEMGAVKNLVSVDMSHMEEKDVLPMEAFAKVQEIFSEAEWLDPNSDVAVTVFNQITAANILQESLDSGSSPRSPDSRSLLESALEKVKEKTKLMISENIASSPDAFSPEWKEKDTVSGHKSYADPNSILKKVDEPHGLRVSVQRNVHSKIISPRVVQSPVTSPLPNRSPTLGSPASVSRFHSSPSTLGITSILHDHGSCKGEEATSSSPASPSISFRPTLHQPTPSLPKEEASPKVSQSPTPVCSSGPPSAEAAVTSPPLPLLKPLGSLSRPPPPPPPISSLRSTPSPNSTSSSIAIQGPPPPPPPPPPQPQPQRSARSTLPLPPPLPPKKLLATSNPPPPPPPPLHSNSRPGVPTSSLAAKSPPVPPPPAPAPLSRSHNGGCNGTIPPVPGPPLGLKGRGILQNLRGQAQTRKANLKPYHWLKLTRAVQGSLWAETHKPDEAATAPDFDISELEKLFSAVNLSSDNESKGGKSGRRARPKVEKVQLIELRRAYNCEIMLSKVKIPLPDLMSSVLALDESVIDVDQVDNLIKFCPTKEEAELLKGFTGDKETLGRCEQFFLELLKVPRVETKLRVFSYKIQFQSQVTDLRRGLNTIHSAANEVRGSAKLKRIMQTILSLGNALNHGTARGSAIGFRLDSLLKLTDTRSRNSKMTLMHYLCKVLAEKLPELLDFPKDLVSLEAATKIQLKYLAEEMQAISKGLEKVVQEFTASETDGQISKHFRMNLKEFLSFAEGEVKSLASLYSTVGGSADALALYFGEDPARVPFEQVVSTLQNFVRIFVRSHEENCKQAEFEKKRAQKEAENENLKKSVYNEN is encoded by the exons ATGGCGTTGTTTAGAAAGTTCTTTCATAGAAAGCCTCCTGAAGGTTTGGTTGAGATCTCTGAGAGGGTTTACG TCTTTCATTGCTGCTTAACCACGGATATGTTGGAAGGTGAAGAAGATTACAGAGTCTATGTAGGCCGCATAATGAGTCAGCTGCGAGAACAGTTTCCAGGTGCATCGTTCATGGTTTTTAATTTCCGGGATAAAGGTAGCAGAAGCCGGATGGAGAGTGTACTTACCGAGTATGACATGACCATCATGGACTATCCTCGCTATTATGAAGGTTGCCCTTTGCTTACAATGGAAACGGTTCATCACTTTCTTAAGTCAGCTGAAAGTTGGTTATTGTTAAGTCCACAGAACATCTTATTGTCGCACTGTGAGCTTGGCGGCTGGCCGACGTTAGCCTTTATGCTTGCTTCGCTCTTGTTATACCGCAAACAGTTTAGTGGAGAACAGAAAACACTTGAGATGATATATAAGCAGGCTCCTCGTGAGTTATTACTGCTAATGTCTCCACTTAATCCACTGCCTTCACAATTGAGGTTTCTTCAGTATATTTCGAGTAGGGATGCTGAGTCTCAGTGGCCACCTCTAGAACGTGCCCTTACATTAGACTGTGTCAATCTTAGATTCATTCCTGATTTTGATGGTGAGGGTGGTTGCCGTCCCATATTCAGAATATATGGTCAAGATCCTTTTTTGGCATCTGATCGGACTTCAAAAGTTCTGTTCTCGATGTCCAAGAGAAGCAAAGCTGTTCGGCAATATAAGCAG GCAGATTGTGAGCTGGTAAAGATTGACATCCATTGCCATATTCTTGGTGATGTTGTCCTGGAGTGCATTACCCTAGATAGTGATCATGAGAGAGAACAGATGATGTTTCGGGTTGTGTTCAATACTGCGTTTCTTAGATCAAATATTCTAACACTTAACCGTGATGATATTGATGTACTGTGGAACACAACGGATCGGTTTCCCAAGGATTTCAGAGCTGAG GTTATATTTTCGGAGATGGGTGCTGTTAAGAATCTTGTCTCTGTTGATATGTCGCATATGGAGGAAAAAGATGTTCTACCTATGGAAGCATTTGCTAAGGTTCAGGAGATTTTTAGTGAAGCTGAATGGTTAGATCCAAATTCTGATGTTGCTGTGACTGTTTTCAACCAAATAACTGCAGCAAATATCCTTCAAGAAAGCCTGGATTCAGGTTCTTCTCCTCGAAGCCCTGACTCACGTAGCCTATTGGAATCGGCACTTGAGAAAGTTAAGGAGAAAACCAAGTTGATGATATCTGAAAATATTGCTTCAAGTCCTGATGCATTCTCTCCTGAATGGAAAGAGAAAGATACAGTGTCTGGTCATAAGTCTTATGCAGATCCGAATTCAATCCTTAAGAAGGTTGATGAACCGCATGGACTTCGTGTTTCAGTCCAAAGAAATGTTCACTCGAAGATAATTTCACCTCGAGTGGTCCAAAGTCCAGTAACATCACCACTTCCAAACCGTAGCCCCACGCTAGGATCACCTGCTTCAGTATCCAGATTTCACAGCTCCCCTTCTACTCTTGGGATCACTTCAATATTACACGATCATGGTTCATGTAAAGGTGAAGAGGCTACTTCATCATCACCAGCCTCACCTTCAATTTCGTTTCGACCAACACTGCATCAGCCTACACCATCACTACCCAAAGAAGAAGCTTCTCCAAAAGTTTCACAGTCGCCCACACCTGTTTGTTCAAGTGGCCCTCCTTCAGCAGAAGCAGCAGTGACGTCACCACCATTGCCATTGCTGAAGCCACTTGGGAGTTTGTCTCGTCCGCCTCCACCCCCACCTCCCATATCCTCTCTGCGCTCCACTCCTTCACCAAATTCCACCAGCAGTTCCATAGCAATTCAAGGgcctcctccacctccacctccgcCTCCACCTCAACCACAACCTCAGCGTTCTGCACGTTCAACTTTGCCTCTGCCACCACCGTTACCTCCAAAGAAATTGTTAGCTACAAGTAATCCTCCGCCGCCACCACCGCCACCTTTGCATTCTAATTCTCGACCAGGAGTCCCCACGAGTTCTTTGGCGGCGAAATCTCCTCCTGTTCCTCCCCCACCAGCCCCTGCACCTCTGTCTCGTTCTCATAATGGGGGTTGTAATGGAACCATCCCTCCAGTCCCTGGACCACCATTGGGTTTAAAGGGCCGTGGGATTTTACAGAATCTTAGAGGTCAGGCTCAAACGAGAAAGGCCAACTTGAAACCGTATCATTGGTTAAAGCTTACTAGGGCAGTACAAGGAAGTTTATGGGCTGAAACGCATAAACCTGATGAAGCTGCAAC TGCTCCAGATTTTGATATCTCTGAGCTTGAGAAACTCTTCTCAGCAGTGAATCTTAGCTCTGACAATGAAAGTAAAGGTGGGAAATCAGGTCGACGTGCCCGACCTAAAGTTGAGAAAGTGCAGCTG ATTGAGCTCAGACGAGCATACAACTGTGAGATTATGCTTTCCAAAGTTAAAATACCTTTGCCTGATTTGATG AGTTCTGTTCTTGCATTGGATGAGTCGGTGATAGATGTTGATCAAGTTGACAATCTAATTAAGTTTTgtccaacaaaagaagaagcagaattgctcaag GGCTTCACTGGAGATAAGGAAACTTTGGGACGGTGTGAGCAG TTCTTTTTAGAACTGCTGAAAGTTCCTCGAGTGGAGACTAAGCTAAGGGTTTTCTCATACAAGATTCAGTTTCAATCCCAG GTTACTGATCTTAGAAGAGGTTTGAATACCATACATAGTGCAGCAAATGAG GTTCGAGGCTCGGCTAAGCTAAAAAGAATCATGCAAACTATACTTTCCTTGGGCAATGCATTGAACCATGGGACTGCAAGGG GCTCAGCTATCGGATTTCGCCTTGATAGTCTTCTAAAACTCACTGACACTAGATCCCGCAACAGTAAGATGACTCTGATGCATTATCTCTGTAAG GTGCTTGCTGAGAAACTTCCAGAGCTACTTGATTTTCCAAAAGACCTGGTTAGCTTGGAAGCTGCTACAaag ATTCAACTAAAATACCTGGCAGAGGAGATGCAAGCAATTAGCAAAGGCTTGGAGAAAGTTGTACAAGAGTTTACTGCATCTGAAACTGATGGTCAAATATCAAAACACTTTCGTATg AACTTGAAAGAGTTTCTTAGCTTTGCTGAAGGAGAAGTAAAGTCCTTGGCTTCCCTCTATTCAACTGTT GGTGGAAGCGCTGATGCATTGGCGTTATACTTTGGAGAAGATCCAGCTCGTGTCCCATTTGAGCAAG TTGTATCCACTCTGCAAAACTTTGTTAGAATATTTGTGCGATCACACGAGGAAAACTGCAAGCAAGCCgagtttgagaagaagagagcacaGAAGGAAGCAGAGAATGAAAACCTTAAGAAAAGTGTGTACAATGAGAACTGA